One Melospiza melodia melodia isolate bMelMel2 chromosome 1, bMelMel2.pri, whole genome shotgun sequence genomic window carries:
- the AKAIN1 gene encoding A-kinase anchor protein inhibitor 1 has product MVFAPGEKPGLEQDEVKLQIASKQIVQTAILRAVQQVSQESQQKEKRTNTGTSLQLERGKLTKKHEKK; this is encoded by the exons ATGGTTTTCGCTCCAG GTGAGAAGCCAGGGCTGGAGCAAGATGAAGTTAAGCTGCAGATTGCCAGCAAGCAGATTGTGCAGACTGCCATCCTCCGAGCAGTGCAACAAGTTTCCCAGGAGAGCCAGCAAAAGGAGAAGCGAACAAACACCGGTACAAGCCTCCAACTAGAAAGAGGAAAACTAACCAAGAAGCATGAAAAGAAGTAA